In Nitrosopumilus sp., one genomic interval encodes:
- a CDS encoding exonuclease → MTKNGILCEVGEKRVNLDPKNSDSAGINFVSHAHSDHLPSKNGGTILSSIETNEIANLRGFKMLNHVDSLDDFSLIDSGHILGAKGLLFDDIFYTGDICTRDRGFLKGAKIPKCRTLITECTFGLPEFIFPKLEDTLKQVNELISELYGKGIPVILMGYQLGKAQTITQFFGHWGPLYLHDSIKDMNSLHQRFGVSLPDGIGHSEAEKNGLLEKKPWIMIAPMLSSKNKFVQDMKSKYGAVTIGFSGWAQSTKFSFGRRTDYSIPMSDHCDYDELIDMVIKSEAEQVYTIHGFVDEFAEDLRKRGISAQPLLENSLDDFT, encoded by the coding sequence ATGACGAAAAATGGAATCCTGTGCGAAGTTGGCGAAAAACGAGTTAATTTAGATCCTAAAAATAGTGATTCTGCAGGAATCAACTTTGTTTCTCATGCACACTCTGATCATCTTCCATCCAAAAATGGTGGAACAATTCTTTCTTCAATTGAAACAAATGAGATTGCAAATCTGAGAGGATTCAAAATGCTAAATCATGTGGATTCTCTTGATGACTTTTCTTTAATTGATAGTGGTCATATTCTTGGTGCAAAGGGATTGCTATTTGATGATATTTTCTATACTGGAGATATTTGTACTAGAGATAGAGGCTTTCTAAAAGGTGCAAAAATTCCAAAATGTAGGACTCTAATTACTGAATGCACTTTTGGATTACCTGAATTCATTTTTCCCAAATTGGAGGATACTCTAAAACAAGTAAATGAATTGATTTCTGAACTATATGGGAAAGGGATTCCTGTTATTTTGATGGGCTATCAACTAGGAAAAGCTCAAACCATAACTCAGTTTTTTGGACATTGGGGGCCTTTGTATCTACATGATTCCATAAAAGACATGAATTCCCTTCATCAAAGATTTGGTGTTTCATTACCTGATGGAATTGGACATTCTGAAGCTGAAAAAAATGGTTTGTTAGAAAAAAAACCTTGGATAATGATTGCGCCAATGTTGTCAAGTAAAAATAAATTTGTTCAAGACATGAAATCAAAATATGGGGCAGTAACAATTGGATTTAGTGGTTGGGCCCAATCAACAAAATTTTCTTTTGGAAGAAGAACTGATTATTCTATCCCTATGAGTGATCATTGTGATTACGATGAATTAATTGATATGGTGATAAAATCAGAAGCTGAACAAGTTTATACCATCCATGGATTTGTAGATGAATTTGCTGAAGATTTAAGGAAACGCGGCATTAGTGCACAACCTTTACTTGAAAATTCTTTAGATGATTTTACTTAG
- a CDS encoding DUF4147 domain-containing protein produces MIIQNFDDLATSEKKKDCLEILEEGLQAANPENILPKYVTPNKIKINGKIFNLEKYSNIYSVAFGKAGDSMTRALNAIVPIKSGIIVIPKGSKSIIKGKKFQIFNSRHPKPDKTSVKAAKEVMKFVQNKKSGELIIFLVSGGGSSLLAMPDGITLEDKVHVTDVLLKSGATIQEFNCIRKHLSKIKGGRLVENMKCEGVSLVMSDVEGDDLSSIASGTTYMDNTTYSDALEVINKYKIRWKMPQEVLDVLEKGKNSTNEISKPKIENFVVASNKDCLQAMKVKAKEKGYKITTLKLFGDIKEAVTKIIEKISDEEKTCILFGGEPTVKVLGKGMGGRNQELVLRLLKNSQKLKKIVIASIGTDGIDGNSVFAGAITENVKVDLSMMKEFLKNSDSGRFFQKQKGNIVTNATHTNLMDIGVILR; encoded by the coding sequence ATGATAATCCAAAATTTTGATGATTTGGCAACTTCTGAAAAGAAAAAAGATTGTCTAGAAATTTTAGAAGAAGGGTTGCAAGCAGCAAATCCAGAAAATATTCTTCCAAAATATGTTACACCTAATAAAATCAAAATAAATGGGAAAATTTTCAATCTAGAGAAATATTCGAATATTTATTCAGTAGCGTTTGGCAAAGCAGGAGATTCTATGACTAGAGCACTAAATGCAATAGTTCCAATAAAAAGTGGAATTATCGTTATTCCCAAAGGCTCAAAATCCATTATCAAGGGGAAAAAATTTCAGATTTTTAATTCCAGACACCCAAAACCAGACAAAACAAGTGTAAAAGCAGCCAAAGAGGTCATGAAATTTGTACAAAATAAAAAGAGTGGAGAATTAATAATTTTTCTAGTATCTGGAGGAGGCTCATCATTACTTGCAATGCCAGATGGAATTACTCTAGAGGATAAAGTGCACGTGACAGATGTACTGCTAAAATCAGGAGCCACAATTCAAGAGTTTAATTGTATTAGAAAACATCTATCAAAAATCAAAGGAGGCAGATTGGTGGAAAATATGAAATGTGAAGGAGTAAGTTTAGTGATGTCAGATGTAGAAGGAGATGATCTATCATCAATTGCGTCTGGAACTACATACATGGATAACACAACATACTCAGATGCTTTAGAAGTCATTAACAAATACAAAATTCGTTGGAAAATGCCACAAGAAGTTTTAGATGTTTTAGAAAAAGGCAAAAACAGTACCAATGAAATATCAAAGCCTAAAATTGAGAATTTTGTTGTTGCAAGTAACAAGGATTGCTTGCAAGCCATGAAAGTTAAAGCAAAAGAAAAAGGATACAAGATAACTACTTTGAAATTATTTGGAGACATTAAAGAAGCAGTAACAAAAATTATTGAAAAAATTTCTGATGAAGAAAAAACATGTATACTTTTTGGAGGAGAGCCAACAGTCAAAGTGTTAGGTAAAGGAATGGGAGGAAGAAATCAAGAATTAGTTTTACGGCTATTAAAAAATTCTCAAAAATTAAAAAAAATAGTTATCGCCTCAATTGGGACAGATGGAATAGATGGCAATTCAGTTTTTGCAGGAGCGATTACGGAGAATGTAAAAGTGGATTTATCAATGATGAAAGAATTTCTCAAAAACAGTGATTCTGGAAGATTCTTTCAAAAACAAAAAGGCAACATCGTTACTAATGCCACTCATACAAATCTAATGGATATAGGCGTAATTTTGAGATAA